Genomic window (Helianthus annuus cultivar XRQ/B chromosome 3, HanXRQr2.0-SUNRISE, whole genome shotgun sequence):
AACAAGCAATGGAATATGACTGAGATTTCAGTATCTGACTCCAATACTGTGCTTGCCATTTCAGGCCAGCTTATATGGTCGAATATCGATTAAATTATCATTTTATATCATCATCTTGATAAACACAAGGAATACTTTGATGGGAGGTTTATTAAGCAAAAACAGCTGTAAACCAACTGAGACTTTACATGTTCCTCATGGTGAGTCTTGCAAGAGACAGAAAACGTTATCGAGCTTATGGGATGATAAGCCTCTATTGATTCCAAACCTTCCTGATGAAATTTCACTCGAAATTCTTGCTAGACTTCCGAGAATCTGCTATTTAAATGTGAAAGGTGTATCGCGAAGCTGGAAAGCTGCGGTAACAAGTTCTGAAATTTACAAGGTTAGGAGAGAATTGGGCACCACAGAAGAATGGCTCTACATTTTGACCAAAAATCATGGCGATAAACTATTTTGGCATGCATTGGACCCCGTTTCTAAAAGATGGCAAAGATTGCCACCTGTTCCTAATGTGCATTTAGAAGACGATTATAAAAGTGGGTTATCTGGTTCTCGTATGTGGAATATGGTAGGCTCAAGTATCAGAATTGCAGATGCTGTGAGGGGATGGCTTGGACGAAAGGACGGTTCAGATCAAATCCGGTTTTGTGGGTGTGCTATTGGAGCCGTGGATGGCTATCTCTACATGTTAGGAGGGTTCAACAGAGCTTCTGCCATGAACTGTGTTTGGAAGTATGATCCGGTTTCAAATTCTTGGAGTGAAGCGAATCCCATGTCTGTTGGTAGAGCTTATTGCAAAACTGGAGTGTTAAACAATAAGTTATATGTCGTTGGCGGTGTTAGCAGGGGTCGTGGCGGTTTAACACCGCTACAATCTGCAGAGGTTTATGATCCCCAAACTGGGTTATGGTCGGAAATACCAAGTATGCCGTTCTCAAAAGCACAAGTATTACCAACTGCGTTTTTAGCAGATTTGCTTAAACCGATTGCAACAGGATTGACGTCTTATAGAGGGAAACTATATGTTCCTCAGAGTTTATATTGCTGGCCTTTTTTCGTTGATGTTGGTGGTGAAGTTTACGATCCGGAAACAAATTCATGGGCGGATATGCCTACGGGTATGGGCGAAGGTTGGCCAGCTAAGCAAGCAGGAACCAAATTGAGTGTGATTGTTGATGGTGATCTATACGCGTTGGACCCTTCTAGTTCTTTAGAAAGTGCTAAAATAAAAGTTTACGATCATCAAGATGATTCTTGGAAAGTGGTTGATGGTGACATACCGATTTGTGATTTTGCTGAGTCGGAATCTCCGTATTTGCTTGCGGGTTTACTAGGGAAGCTTCATGTCATCACTAAAGATGGTAACCATAATATTGCAGTAATGCAGGCTGATAAACAAAATGATTTGATGACATCATcaggagaagaaggagaaggaacTTCTGAATCAGTAACAGCATCTGACCCAAACATCTGGAATGTGATTGCTGTCAGGAACTCGGGTTCCACCGAGCTTGTGAGCTGTCAAAATCTTGATATATAATCGAGTCGCGGATGATAATGCTCGGGTTTTCTGTATGCTGCTGGCTTTGCAGGTATGTTTTACTATGTGAAAAATGTTGTACATAATAAGAAACATTGTTGTACTAGTTTACTGTTATTATTTTGAGACCTTTATAAACTTTTAATTTTCTTATATATAATCTTCATATTTACTGAAAGAAATTTATTGTTCACAGTGATctgattttataaatatttttatttgtaTGTTACAACTATGTTTTGATACGTGTCATAATTTATGCTCATGATTTACCTCGATATTCATGGTATTGATAAGCTTAACTGGTATAAAAAATTTGTAGAATAAGAAAATTCTCGTAATTTGCAAGAATATGCCAATCTGTTTGAAAGATgagaaatttaaaatcaaaatgtttGGATACGACTTATGATTAGGATACTCAGTTTTATAATGTTTAATGAATTTGTTTCTCTTCTTTTTTGATAATTAAAATTAGTAGCGTAATTGTTGACTGAGGTTTTGAGAGACGACAAATCAAAGCGGTTGAGTTGGTTGCGTTGGCTGGACCGACTAGTCCTATCGTTTATCGGTTTGGCTTTGACGGCTTAGTGGTTTAAACTGATGGTTTCTAAATTGTTATTTTCGGAGTTGTCCTAAGAATTCGGGTGTGTGGTGTGACTAGAAAAAATGGGTCCTTAAATCAAACATAAATCATATTACCTAAATATCTAATCATATGATCTACTAATCAAACATAATCAGATGCtcttccaacaattaatttttggccaaaagaaaataaaaaggaATTTAAGAGAAATTAGACAGGATGTTGAGACTAATTTTATGCATATTCGTTATCAAAAGAGGAAAAAACGTTTCAATAATACAATGCAAAACCAAAACAAACCACGGAAGAGAAACAAATGTTTAAATAATACAATGCAAAACACTACTTCCTAACCATACAGACATATCACGGGTCATCCTCACATCACCCTTCATTTAACCCACTTGACATAACAATAAAACAAGGGACTTTCTATTGGCACACCGAGCCACCTATCTACACATTGACAATTCAATACGgattgtataggcctatacgattcgTATTGAATGAAGTAAAAGACATGGCAGACTGGCAGGTACAGGGGTTGTCTGACGGCTGgcctaatacgcatcgtataggcctatacgatgcgtattaaggcCCTGAattttgaagtttattttttggtgtgttGTGTTTGGTTTTTGGTGTTTTGGGTTTGCTATTGATGTTTATTATTGGTCATTTTTGTTTTAATGAGTTATaaaatctttattattttttatcgTTAAGTATCGTATTATAGCGTATTGTGGCGTATCGTATCACATTTCTAATTTAATATCGTATTATAGTGTATCGTTGAACATTCGAGAAGAAATCGCAGGCTGatacataaaaatacatataacgagttatcatcttcagaatcagacgAAGCTTACAAACACTCAGAAAATCACCAAAATGATATTGAAATTTGTGAGCCTTCACATTATTTTGGAAAACATGAAAGAAGACCACCTCACGAAACAAGGTTTCATAATCATGGGAAACGAAACAATTTAATCTTGGAAGAGATCGAAGATTTGGGTACAACTTCAAGTCATGAAGATCACTCTACAGGAGTTGATCATG
Coding sequences:
- the LOC110928981 gene encoding F-box/kelch-repeat protein At1g22040; this translates as MGGLLSKNSCKPTETLHVPHGESCKRQKTLSSLWDDKPLLIPNLPDEISLEILARLPRICYLNVKGVSRSWKAAVTSSEIYKVRRELGTTEEWLYILTKNHGDKLFWHALDPVSKRWQRLPPVPNVHLEDDYKSGLSGSRMWNMVGSSIRIADAVRGWLGRKDGSDQIRFCGCAIGAVDGYLYMLGGFNRASAMNCVWKYDPVSNSWSEANPMSVGRAYCKTGVLNNKLYVVGGVSRGRGGLTPLQSAEVYDPQTGLWSEIPSMPFSKAQVLPTAFLADLLKPIATGLTSYRGKLYVPQSLYCWPFFVDVGGEVYDPETNSWADMPTGMGEGWPAKQAGTKLSVIVDGDLYALDPSSSLESAKIKVYDHQDDSWKVVDGDIPICDFAESESPYLLAGLLGKLHVITKDGNHNIAVMQADKQNDLMTSSGEEGEGTSESVTASDPNIWNVIAVRNSGSTELVSCQNLDI